Proteins encoded within one genomic window of Bradyrhizobium sp. AZCC 1719:
- a CDS encoding endo-1,4-beta-xylanase, producing the protein MIAARNGIVFGAAAGPVIDKDLAYRELYQTQVRIVTTDIAMKMGTIAPQPGPKRFESADRLLQFCASHNIPMRGHCLIWNEWVPQWIKSMSSAERERFFDSYVDEVAARYVGKLHSWDVVNEPFWPGHKAPGGYRLGPWYDTFGTGYVRRAFERVARIDRKTKLVLNEAQSERDDDVGLAVRRGLLQLVDELKHAGVPLHAVGLQSHLQPRYPHDPGRFTEFLHALAGRGVDIYLTEFDVRDDTFPDDIAARDAMIAETAEKFLTNALRVPAVKMVIAWELADNYSFYTDAAKKKDPRAQRLPRPLPFDSSMQKKPLWFAMARAFENARKS; encoded by the coding sequence GTGATCGCGGCTCGTAACGGAATCGTGTTCGGCGCGGCTGCAGGTCCGGTGATCGACAAGGATCTTGCGTATCGCGAGCTATATCAGACGCAGGTGCGCATCGTTACAACGGACATTGCGATGAAGATGGGAACCATCGCGCCGCAACCGGGGCCGAAGCGATTCGAGAGCGCAGACCGTCTGCTGCAATTTTGTGCGAGTCACAACATTCCGATGCGCGGTCACTGCCTGATCTGGAACGAATGGGTTCCGCAATGGATCAAGAGCATGAGCAGTGCCGAGCGTGAGAGGTTTTTCGATTCCTATGTCGACGAAGTGGCTGCTCGCTATGTAGGCAAATTGCATTCATGGGATGTCGTGAACGAGCCGTTCTGGCCTGGGCACAAGGCGCCTGGCGGCTACCGACTCGGTCCGTGGTACGACACATTCGGTACCGGCTATGTGCGCCGTGCCTTCGAGCGCGTGGCGAGGATCGACCGAAAGACAAAACTGGTTCTCAACGAGGCGCAGAGCGAACGCGACGACGACGTCGGCCTCGCGGTTCGCCGCGGCCTGCTGCAACTGGTCGACGAACTGAAGCATGCCGGCGTGCCACTGCACGCCGTCGGATTGCAGAGTCACCTGCAGCCTCGCTACCCGCACGATCCCGGACGGTTTACCGAATTCCTCCACGCCCTCGCCGGACGTGGCGTCGATATCTATCTGACCGAGTTCGACGTGCGCGACGACACATTTCCGGACGACATCGCAGCGCGCGACGCCATGATCGCCGAGACGGCGGAGAAGTTCCTGACCAACGCGCTTCGGGTGCCGGCCGTCAAAATGGTGATCGCGTGGGAGCTCGCCGATAACTACTCGTTCTATACCGACGCGGCGAAGAAGAAGGATCCACGCGCGCAACGGCTGCCTCGGCCGCTTCCGTTCGATTCGTCGATGCAGAAGAAGCCGCTTTGGTTCGCGATGGCGCGTGCGTTCGAGAATGCCAGGAAGTCGTAG
- a CDS encoding WecB/TagA/CpsF family glycosyltransferase has translation MTNVRRENFRHAVPVAKHASVDRPPRARLSITSSAGVDMLEPPAQLQPSLTVDGITINVPSLPVAVSSIVSAAQHGDNFSVCTLNLDHVVQLQHHANFRAAYRRARFVTADGFPIVVLSRLMGVQIERTTGADLVEPVCAEARKKGLPVFLLGANDLTLKITARRLSERFKGLQIAGCFAPGAGFDPYSIEADAAIERIRASGARLCFVALGAPRQELFAARCLDELNGTGVLCIGAALDFIAGTQSRAPAIARNTGMEWAWRMLREPRRLGPRYIKCMTVVPRLVARTIPQIVQARMRKAA, from the coding sequence GTGACGAATGTCCGTCGAGAAAATTTTCGGCACGCAGTTCCCGTCGCCAAGCACGCATCTGTCGATCGCCCCCCACGAGCGCGTCTCTCGATTACATCATCAGCAGGAGTCGACATGTTGGAACCACCAGCGCAGTTGCAGCCCAGCCTCACTGTCGATGGGATAACGATCAATGTTCCCTCGCTTCCGGTGGCCGTGTCTTCGATCGTGTCGGCCGCGCAACATGGCGACAACTTCAGCGTCTGCACGCTCAATCTCGACCACGTCGTCCAGCTTCAACACCACGCCAATTTTCGCGCGGCCTATCGCCGTGCCCGATTCGTCACCGCCGACGGGTTCCCCATTGTCGTGCTGAGTCGCCTCATGGGCGTGCAAATCGAACGCACGACCGGTGCCGATCTCGTCGAGCCGGTTTGCGCGGAAGCCCGCAAGAAAGGACTCCCGGTCTTTCTGCTAGGAGCGAACGATCTCACGCTCAAGATAACGGCTCGGCGTTTGTCGGAGCGCTTCAAGGGATTGCAAATCGCGGGATGCTTTGCGCCGGGAGCAGGCTTTGATCCCTATTCTATCGAAGCCGATGCTGCGATCGAGCGCATTCGTGCCTCGGGTGCCAGACTTTGCTTCGTCGCGCTGGGTGCGCCACGGCAGGAGCTGTTCGCGGCGCGATGCCTCGACGAGCTGAATGGAACCGGAGTGTTGTGCATCGGAGCCGCACTCGATTTCATCGCCGGCACGCAAAGCCGCGCGCCGGCCATCGCGCGCAACACGGGCATGGAATGGGCGTGGCGCATGCTGCGCGAGCCGCGCCGGCTCGGCCCCCGCTATATCAAATGCATGACAGTCGTTCCGCGCCTCGTTGCGCGAACCATTCCGCAAATCGTCCAGGCACGCATGAGGAAAGCGGCATGA
- a CDS encoding glycosyltransferase has product MTSTLTLALRARNANRVKPRYQICLIHPFDPRGEKVGGLETYIRDFITFHPTDTDILFIGVDSTGELELGRLHRMTFRGRGFDFLPILHYSDQQAREAARSIRTSLTGQFFMALLRHFGPIARLIRARRCSVDLRRVEFSWLPAILRLPFVQMLHGEGAPKLQMDSLLRKYAFVHNTGERFAVAMSEKFLCVNPFITERLQRTYPRRKDKIDTLWTWVNTDIFKPQLWPLNSSPFQIVFAGRLDEFKDPPLMFRTIERLRRRLNGDVRFHYIGTSDPHRFAEFAAIEDITVRHGFKDAAGMAETLASAHAGILTSEFEGMPRCVLETLAVGRPVVAMHLPQLEPVIHSGVSGYLVARSGNRDDMADALAQRFVDVRNAIEAGTMNPVQVADSIRAFTPGTQLARVFRYHQEIQDARGLAAAAPTY; this is encoded by the coding sequence ATGACTTCAACATTGACCCTGGCGCTACGGGCGCGAAATGCCAACCGGGTAAAGCCACGTTATCAGATCTGCCTGATTCATCCGTTCGATCCGCGCGGCGAAAAGGTCGGCGGCCTCGAAACTTACATCCGCGATTTCATTACGTTCCATCCAACCGACACCGACATCCTCTTCATCGGCGTCGACTCAACGGGCGAGCTGGAGCTCGGCCGGCTCCACCGGATGACGTTCCGAGGTCGCGGCTTCGACTTCCTGCCGATCCTGCACTATTCGGACCAGCAGGCGCGCGAAGCGGCCCGCAGCATCCGCACCTCGCTGACCGGACAATTCTTCATGGCACTGCTGCGCCACTTCGGTCCGATCGCAAGGCTGATCCGCGCCAGGCGGTGCTCGGTCGATCTGCGGCGGGTGGAATTTTCCTGGTTGCCGGCGATCCTGCGGCTGCCGTTCGTGCAGATGCTTCACGGCGAGGGCGCGCCGAAATTGCAGATGGATTCGCTGCTGCGGAAATACGCCTTCGTTCACAATACCGGCGAGCGGTTTGCCGTCGCCATGAGCGAGAAATTTCTCTGCGTCAATCCGTTCATCACCGAGCGGTTGCAGCGGACCTATCCGCGCCGCAAGGACAAGATCGATACGCTCTGGACATGGGTCAACACGGATATCTTCAAGCCGCAACTCTGGCCGCTGAACTCGTCGCCGTTCCAGATCGTGTTTGCCGGCAGGCTCGATGAATTCAAGGATCCGCCGCTGATGTTTCGCACGATCGAGCGCCTGCGGCGGCGATTGAACGGCGACGTGCGGTTTCACTATATCGGCACCAGCGACCCGCACCGGTTCGCGGAGTTCGCCGCGATCGAAGACATCACCGTCCGCCACGGCTTCAAGGACGCCGCCGGCATGGCGGAGACGCTGGCAAGCGCGCATGCCGGCATCCTGACATCCGAATTCGAAGGCATGCCGCGCTGCGTGCTCGAGACCCTTGCGGTCGGCCGGCCGGTCGTCGCCATGCACCTGCCGCAGCTCGAACCCGTGATCCACTCTGGCGTCAGCGGCTATCTGGTAGCGCGAAGCGGCAACCGCGACGACATGGCCGATGCGCTCGCGCAGCGGTTCGTCGACGTGCGGAATGCCATCGAAGCCGGCACGATGAATCCGGTACAAGTCGCCGACTCCATCCGGGCGTTCACGCCGGGCACCCAGCTTGCGCGAGTCTTCCGCTATCATCAGGAAATTCAGGATGCCCGCGGACTTGCCGCCGCGGCGCCGACTTACTGA
- a CDS encoding glycosyltransferase family 4 protein, protein MPADLPPRRRLTEGAGLNILLLTSEFAPAMGGIGTYAREIAAAASRLGAKVTVVAPDYARQTADDDRTLPFEVVRYSGGLHSMRDMPRKIMLARRGVRGDRYDVVHAADWPFFIPVALSRWRTQARVLMTVHGTEINETQTPLKRMAIRGAGVFGPRTEIVANSGFTETLFRERFAVDPRRISAINLGVSEFWFGGRRTRREIRLAHRLPEDRLVMVTVARITRRKGHHLTLAALSQLPDDLRHRITWLVIGPDGEADYVDALRRDAKAAACDIRFLGPQSNEDIRDLYAASDFFCLTGLPDTTGRVEGFGLVYLEAGAAGLPSVATEVGGVPDAVLADETGILVPPSAESISQAIAELAADRNLRAILAAGASSHARALSWERCAAITYGLPYTGKPASADRAIGITA, encoded by the coding sequence ATGCCCGCGGACTTGCCGCCGCGGCGCCGACTTACTGAGGGCGCCGGGTTGAACATCCTTCTGTTGACCAGCGAGTTCGCCCCCGCGATGGGAGGAATTGGGACTTACGCGCGCGAAATTGCGGCGGCCGCCAGCCGGCTCGGCGCCAAGGTCACCGTGGTGGCGCCGGACTACGCACGGCAAACTGCCGACGACGATCGTACTCTTCCCTTCGAGGTCGTGCGCTACAGCGGCGGCCTCCACTCCATGCGCGACATGCCGCGCAAGATCATGCTGGCGCGCCGTGGCGTCCGCGGCGACCGATATGACGTGGTCCATGCCGCCGATTGGCCGTTCTTCATTCCGGTTGCGCTTTCGAGATGGCGAACGCAGGCGCGGGTGTTGATGACGGTGCATGGCACCGAGATCAACGAAACACAGACGCCGCTGAAGCGCATGGCGATCCGCGGCGCCGGCGTGTTCGGACCGCGGACGGAGATCGTCGCCAACAGCGGTTTTACCGAGACGCTGTTCCGGGAGCGGTTTGCCGTCGACCCGCGCCGGATCAGCGCGATCAATCTCGGCGTATCGGAGTTCTGGTTCGGCGGACGACGGACGCGCCGGGAGATTCGCCTGGCCCATCGTCTGCCGGAAGACCGGCTGGTGATGGTCACGGTCGCGCGCATCACGCGCCGCAAGGGACATCATCTGACGCTTGCCGCGCTGTCGCAGCTTCCGGACGATCTGCGCCATCGCATCACGTGGCTGGTGATCGGCCCGGACGGCGAAGCCGATTATGTCGACGCTCTGCGGCGCGACGCCAAAGCGGCGGCCTGCGACATTCGGTTCCTCGGCCCGCAATCGAACGAAGACATCCGCGATCTCTATGCGGCCTCGGATTTCTTTTGCCTGACGGGTCTCCCCGACACGACCGGCCGGGTGGAGGGATTTGGATTGGTCTATCTCGAGGCCGGGGCCGCCGGCCTGCCGAGCGTCGCGACCGAGGTCGGCGGCGTGCCTGACGCCGTACTCGCCGACGAGACTGGAATTCTCGTGCCGCCGTCGGCCGAGAGCATATCGCAGGCGATTGCAGAGCTGGCTGCCGATCGGAATCTGCGCGCCATTCTCGCGGCAGGCGCATCCTCCCATGCCCGCGCCCTTTCATGGGAACGATGCGCAGCAATCACCTATGGCCTGCCCTACACCGGCAAGCCGGCATCTGCAGACCGCGCCATCGGAATAACGGCATGA
- a CDS encoding class I SAM-dependent methyltransferase, with product MIGAQPVLIDFATSIFERRMYEAENGSALQRDVSRRSLGSRLHRLTFGGNPVAVANSATFIELLKRESRRPVVLVVGGGTIGLGADELYRDDSIELVGTDVYASPHTVLVADAHSLPFEDGVFDGVWVQAVLEHVLEPATVVAELHRVLRLEGLVYAETPFMQQVHERAYDFSRFTQSGHRWLFRRFSEINAGPVGGAGVALEWSIRYFARALGAGNKLSRLIVLPFFWIRYLDAFGRGRAAADAASGFFFLGRRAEQAMDPHDMPDYYNRQK from the coding sequence ATGATCGGCGCGCAGCCGGTGCTGATCGATTTCGCAACCAGCATTTTTGAACGCAGGATGTACGAGGCCGAGAATGGCTCGGCGCTGCAGCGGGACGTCAGTCGCCGTTCCCTTGGATCGCGGCTGCATCGCCTTACCTTTGGAGGCAATCCGGTTGCGGTCGCCAACAGCGCAACGTTCATCGAGCTGTTGAAGCGGGAGTCGAGGCGGCCGGTTGTGCTCGTTGTCGGAGGCGGGACGATCGGTTTGGGCGCAGACGAACTCTACCGGGACGACTCCATCGAGCTTGTAGGCACTGACGTCTACGCTTCGCCGCACACCGTGCTGGTGGCTGACGCCCACAGCCTACCCTTCGAAGACGGCGTGTTCGACGGCGTCTGGGTGCAGGCGGTGCTGGAACATGTGCTGGAGCCCGCAACGGTCGTTGCCGAGCTGCATCGGGTGCTGCGGCTGGAAGGCCTGGTCTACGCGGAGACTCCGTTCATGCAGCAGGTGCACGAGCGGGCCTATGACTTCTCGCGTTTCACGCAGAGCGGTCATCGCTGGCTGTTCAGGCGGTTTTCCGAGATCAACGCCGGACCGGTCGGCGGCGCCGGCGTGGCTCTTGAATGGTCGATCCGCTATTTCGCGCGCGCGCTCGGCGCGGGCAACAAGCTGTCACGTCTGATCGTGCTGCCGTTCTTCTGGATCAGATATCTCGATGCGTTCGGTCGCGGCCGGGCCGCAGCAGATGCCGCCAGCGGCTTCTTCTTTCTGGGGCGCAGGGCCGAACAGGCGATGGATCCGCATGACATGCCGGATTACTACAATCGGCAGAAGTGA